One segment of Deinococcus sp. Marseille-Q6407 DNA contains the following:
- a CDS encoding transposase has translation MNQPVSGERVRIFAQQVLDIPETLYQRRSLEASLHLFHSPGQKTNFSQAEGVSPSALSRFFNVYDWDSDRCWEEMQDFQWRILLDTARHKRRPRLRLSVDLTTVEKVGIQLPYVSVYNGRHGIHLVVLFAEYGELKFPISYRIYQGKHTSTPVTLALDLLEEVPDFVGKRFQVCVLADSGFESAVFLDGVQRLGFEFVVGVRSNRRTDHPGRVTVADCPHGGYVNLANWPLETLSLGRMDRGDREFFAVSSELLEGDDILAEGKRRWALESFFKEGKHQFGLAQFALRTARGLDRWILMVFLAFTLTTLHRSEALTLKEAARLALYALFPEVRLNHLLGQLRKEQDFLRQHGYSLSYARCKL, from the coding sequence GTGAATCAACCGGTTTCAGGGGAGCGCGTCCGTATTTTCGCACAGCAGGTTCTGGATATTCCAGAGACGCTGTACCAACGGCGAAGCCTGGAGGCTTCGCTGCACCTTTTCCACAGTCCAGGTCAGAAGACCAACTTCAGCCAGGCTGAGGGAGTCAGTCCCAGTGCACTGAGTCGCTTCTTCAACGTCTATGACTGGGATTCAGACCGCTGCTGGGAAGAGATGCAGGACTTCCAGTGGCGCATCCTGCTGGATACAGCTCGTCACAAACGTAGACCTCGTCTGCGGCTCAGCGTGGATCTGACCACGGTGGAAAAGGTGGGAATTCAGCTGCCCTACGTCAGCGTCTACAACGGCAGGCACGGCATTCATCTGGTGGTCCTGTTCGCCGAGTATGGGGAACTGAAGTTCCCCATTTCTTACCGGATCTACCAGGGCAAGCACACCAGCACCCCGGTCACGCTGGCCCTCGACTTGCTGGAAGAGGTGCCAGACTTCGTGGGGAAACGCTTTCAGGTCTGCGTACTGGCGGACAGCGGATTCGAATCCGCTGTCTTTCTGGACGGTGTGCAGCGCCTGGGTTTTGAGTTCGTGGTGGGTGTGCGGAGCAACCGACGCACGGATCATCCTGGGCGGGTGACGGTTGCGGACTGTCCGCATGGGGGGTACGTCAACCTCGCCAACTGGCCTCTGGAAACGCTGTCTCTGGGGAGGATGGACCGTGGGGACCGTGAATTCTTCGCGGTGTCGTCTGAGCTGTTAGAGGGGGATGACATCCTGGCCGAAGGAAAACGGCGCTGGGCACTGGAGTCGTTTTTCAAAGAAGGGAAGCATCAGTTTGGGTTGGCGCAGTTCGCGCTGCGAACTGCCAGGGGTCTGGACCGCTGGATTCTGATGGTCTTCCTGGCCTTCACCCTGACGACGCTGCACCGCTCAGAGGCCCTGACCTTGAAGGAAGCTGCACGCCTGGCTCTCTACGCCTTGTTCCCCGAAGTCAGGCTCAACCACCTGCTGGGCCAGCTTCGGAAAGAGCAAGACTTCCTGCGCCAGCACGGCTATTCGCTCAGCTATGCAAGGTGCAAGTTATGA
- a CDS encoding PIN domain-containing protein, protein MPPRLFLDANVLYGELLRNLLLRLAVQRVCTIYWSAEVQQEWKRHLVDDAGYSEATITRTQERMEAAFPAANVSGYEALLPDLQLPDPDDRHVLAAAIRARANILVTFNLKDFPKDTLPPGLVVQHPDEVLSHLLETNAEGCRIALTKLVASLKNPPMSLSNVASALERNQMPESASRLHTLSI, encoded by the coding sequence TTGCCTCCACGACTTTTTCTAGACGCCAACGTGCTGTACGGCGAGCTTCTGCGAAACCTGCTCCTGCGGCTGGCTGTCCAACGGGTGTGCACTATCTACTGGTCGGCTGAAGTGCAGCAGGAATGGAAACGTCATCTAGTGGATGACGCTGGGTACAGCGAAGCTACGATTACCCGCACACAGGAGCGAATGGAAGCTGCTTTTCCAGCAGCGAATGTCAGTGGCTACGAAGCCCTGTTACCTGACTTGCAGCTCCCTGACCCTGATGACCGCCATGTTTTGGCTGCCGCTATCCGAGCTAGAGCGAACATCCTGGTGACCTTCAATCTCAAGGACTTTCCCAAAGACACTTTGCCACCTGGCCTCGTGGTGCAGCACCCCGATGAGGTACTGAGCCACTTGCTGGAAACGAATGCAGAAGGCTGTCGCATCGCGCTGACCAAGCTGGTGGCGTCACTGAAGAATCCGCCTATGAGCCTTTCGAATGTCGCCTCTGCTCTGGAACGAAATCAGATGCCTGAAAGCGCCAGCAGGCTTCATACACTGTCTATCTAG
- a CDS encoding excisionase family DNA-binding protein, with amino-acid sequence MSAPFLPTPADTRAAQQQLTRLVAGQDELSPGLAELMTQMLSQLAAGKAVQVTTVDTEIGTGQAADLLGVSRPYLVKQLEAGALPYRKVGPRRRMKLEDVMGYKAKLDQQRRKALQSLADDLQEMGLD; translated from the coding sequence ATGTCTGCCCCTTTCCTGCCAACGCCAGCGGATACTCGCGCCGCTCAGCAGCAACTGACCAGGCTGGTTGCTGGACAGGATGAGCTGTCGCCTGGTTTGGCCGAGTTGATGACCCAGATGCTTTCTCAGCTTGCCGCAGGGAAGGCAGTCCAGGTCACCACCGTCGACACTGAAATCGGAACCGGGCAGGCTGCCGATCTCCTGGGAGTGAGTCGACCTTACCTGGTCAAGCAATTGGAGGCAGGAGCCTTGCCCTACCGCAAGGTGGGTCCACGCCGCCGCATGAAGCTAGAAGATGTCATGGGCTATAAGGCAAAACTGGACCAGCAGCGCCGCAAGGCGCTTCAAAGCTTGGCGGATGATTTGCAGGAGATGGGCCTAGATTGA
- a CDS encoding ParA family protein: MPQVISVISRKGGVGKTVTSLYTAALFKQQGHDVAILDKDPEGSAGAWARAAGDLPFQVYPEGKQDKAMKHEVVIIDTPPNDPKALGEAARVASRVIVVAKCNALEADRLIPTLDALAASGFEGQWGILLTQARGGLGREMQLALEEEDLPVFGVIPHLVKYERAFGMLPADLTEYREALQEVLK; encoded by the coding sequence ATGCCTCAAGTCATCTCTGTGATTTCCCGTAAAGGTGGGGTCGGGAAAACTGTGACTTCCCTTTACACGGCGGCCCTCTTCAAGCAGCAGGGCCATGACGTCGCCATCTTGGACAAGGACCCTGAAGGCAGTGCTGGAGCCTGGGCACGGGCAGCGGGCGACCTCCCTTTTCAGGTCTATCCAGAAGGCAAGCAGGACAAGGCCATGAAGCATGAGGTGGTGATCATCGACACGCCACCCAACGACCCTAAAGCGCTAGGGGAAGCAGCAAGAGTTGCCAGCCGGGTCATCGTGGTAGCCAAATGTAATGCCCTGGAAGCCGACCGCCTGATTCCGACTCTGGACGCTCTAGCTGCTTCAGGATTTGAAGGTCAGTGGGGCATTCTCCTCACGCAGGCCCGCGGTGGCCTCGGCAGGGAAATGCAATTGGCCCTTGAAGAGGAGGACCTCCCCGTCTTCGGAGTCATTCCCCACTTGGTGAAGTATGAGCGGGCTTTCGGGATGCTGCCTGCGGACCTGACCGAGTACCGTGAGGCCCTGCAGGAGGTGCTGAAGTGA
- a CDS encoding helix-turn-helix domain-containing protein produces MRGTLVRKGWTQQRLADELGIGKSAVSQLLSGEYGKIPESLLKALDLLDLDLVAVPRQLQPRRQDDRTGK; encoded by the coding sequence ATGCGGGGCACCCTGGTGAGGAAAGGATGGACTCAGCAGCGCCTGGCGGATGAACTGGGTATCGGTAAAAGTGCGGTTAGCCAGTTGCTCAGTGGTGAATACGGAAAGATACCCGAGAGCCTCCTCAAAGCTCTTGATCTGCTTGACCTTGATCTGGTGGCTGTCCCACGTCAACTTCAGCCACGGCGGCAAGACGACAGGACCGGGAAATAG